From the genome of Pseudanabaena sp. PCC 7367:
ATTATGTGTGGCAAATTCGATCGCTTTAGCCAGGAAAGACTTATTGGCTTTCTAAACCGGTTAGAGCAGAAAGTAGTAATCCAAGTCAGCCCGCATCTAGAGGGGGAACCTTATCAACATGTTGCCATCTCGTAAGTGCATGAAATGAAAAGTCTACTTAGCTTTGGAAAGAAAAGCAAGCAGGTTTATCCTTAATCATATTTGCAGCAAGTATGGCAGCAAAGAATGATTGCACCAATATAGCTTGCCTTACAACTACAATCACATAAATGAGGTATGCTTCCATATAACTATGCCACCATTTATATATACCTCTATTAAGGCATACTTTAATAGAAAGATAGATATATTTTTCTATTGAGGTATATGTCTATTATGCAATTCATCTAATCCCCGATTTTGCTATTGCAAAGTGGTTTGATAGATATATAAATCACTAGATCCATTACGGCTTTAATGTGGTAGATTTTTCCGATATTTCTAAAGGCAGCCAACTATGAAAATAATTACCTCTACCAGTTTGAGCGGTGGTCAGGGCAAAACAACTACAGTTTTCTTTCTGGGCAAAATGTTAGCTCATAAGGGATACAAAGTTTTGTTTGTAGACTCAGATCCCCAAGCTAACTTGACATTTTTTCTGGGTCATGAAATCGGCCCAACTGATGCAACTATTCTTGAAGTGATTATAGAAAATGTCCCTGTTGGAATAAGAGAAACAATTACAGTAACGCCAGAGGATGGAATTCGAGAGTTAACAACCGTAGAAGGAGGATGGATTATTCCTGCCAGCAACGCATTAGAAAGGGCTCAAACCTACTTATCGCAATCTGGAGTAGATCCATCAAGTCAACTGAAAGAAAGACTCAACAAGGTATCTGACATATTTGATTTCTGCTTGATCGACTCTCCACCTCAAAGAAGCCATCTCTCGGTGGCCTGCATAGGAGCAGCAGATTCAATCATCATTCCTGCAGAAGCTCAGGTTAAGGGAGTCGGTAGTGTCGATCGGACTGTTTCTTTAATCCGGGAAATGAAAAGGAAAAATGCTTGCAGCGCCAATATCTTGTGCATACTGCCATTTCGCGATCGCTGGGTAGGTTATAACCGGACTGGTGAAAGTGAAGAGAGTATTAATGTGATGAAGGAATTTGGCGAAGAAGTCCTTTCAGCAACAATTCGCGAGTCAGAGCAATATAAGAAAGCCCTGAATCAAGGTATGTTATTGGATGAAATTGGTTATCCACAATTGGCATATCCGTTTGAACTTATCATTGAAAAATTGCAAGTAAAAGTAGCCGCATGAAAGCTATAGACAGACTAAAAAATAGAAAACCGCAAGAGGTACCTGAGCAAAGCGACATAGTTTTAGACGCTGTCTTCGACAGCAACTCTCAAACTACCAAAGTCAGCAATCTCCCATCTCAGCCTCCCGTGCGTGGGCTAATTGAAACTACTAAAACCAGCATTAGGCTTGAGAAAGAGCTATATCACGAAATTGAAATGTTTTGCACAGACAAAAATATTACAAAAGAAACTTTATTTGAAGCTCTATTCATTCAGGCAAGAAATAATCGGCAACTAGAAGCAGCTGTTGATGATGCGACACAAAGACGTGCGGATCGTAAGGCTGCTGGTAAAACCAGAACACAAATGACTCATGCCGCAAACCTAAACAATCAAAATGCTGACAGCAGGGTGTAAGCGAGAAAAATATATAGAAGGAATTAATTTAATTGTCTGGTTTCTTAGAATTGGAGATTTATCAGTTAGCTGAGAGGCTTGCCAATGCCGTGTGTAATGCTGTTAGTAGCTGGGAAAACTTCCACAAATATAGTCTTGGTCAGCAAATGGTGCGATCGGCTGATAGCATTGGCGCGAATATTGCTGAAGGCTATGGACGTCATTCATTGGCAGATCAAGCGCGGTTTGTAGTGATCGCCCGTGGCTCTTTGTATGAAACGATGCATTGGTATCGGTTGGGATGTGATCGCCAGCTATGGGAAGGGGAGGAGCAGAGAGCATTGCAAGAGATGTTGGATGAATTAGCACCACGATTGAACGCATATCTGCGATCGTTTCATCGGCGGATGGCTCAAGCTAAGCAGGTGCGGTGATTTAAGCCATGAGATAAGCCACCAGGGCAACCAGACTGGCTAAGCGTAAACGGGCTTTTTAGACACATAGCCCATGACGGCAACACCTGCAAGGATGAGACCAAGTGGAGTAGGGGCAAAGGTCATCACGGGGCTAGTCACTACGGATAAAAGTGTTTCGATAATCATTGAATAAACCTCCTGAGTTGACGTTGTTGATAAACAAGGCTCTGCAGTCCGAATTGGTGTAAAAAGTCTTGTCAAACCCCTACACGGTTATGCGGGCGGGGGCTTGCACAAGGCTGGCCAATCGGCCAGATTGATGCCTTTGTTGACAACGGGCAATGGAGGTTGGTGGTCAGTGGTTAGATCGAATGGGTTTATCTAAATATTGGTCGAGACTATGTTTAGCTGCCTAGACTTGTTTGCTGGTTGTGGTGGTATGGCATTGGGTTTAAAGCGTTCTGGCTTTGACCATGCTTGCTTAGTTGAGATTGATCGCCAAGCTGCCCAAACCCTCAGAGCCAATTTCGACCCAGCCACGATCGTTGAAGCCGATATCATCAAACTGAATAGGGAAGGGTACTTTGCTCAATTCAGGGGGCAGATCGATCTACTCTCTGCTGGCCCACCATGTCAATCTTTCAGCTATGCTGGCAATCAAAGGGGGCTTGATGATAGTCGGGGGCAACTTGTCTATGAAACTCTCAAGACTATCGAGCAAGTGCAACCCAAGATGGTCTTAATCGAAAATGTGAAGCACTTATCTACGATCAACAGTGGCAAGGTGTTGAAGGCTATTTTAGGCAGGCTCCATTCACTCCGATATAGAACCCAATGGCAGATCTTGAATGCTAATGATTATGGTGTGGCTCAAAACCGGCAACGTTTAATCATTCTGGCTACTAGAAAGGGTTGGCGGATCAAGCTTAGGTATCCTGCCAAATATGCATATAAACCGGTATTGAGGGATGCTTTGCACGGCTGTCCAGCCAGTGATGGTGCTCAATATTCGACTGAGAAAGCAAAAGTGCTTGATTTAGTGCCACCGGGTGGCTGCTGGCAAGCTCTACCTGGTGATATCCAGAAGCAATATATGGGTAAGAGCTTTGATGCTGAGGGTGGCAAGAGAGGTATGGCCAGGCGCTTAGCTTGGCATGAACCATCTCTGACGCTGCTTTGCTCGCCTGCGCAAAAGCAAACGGAGCGATGCCATCCTGATTACACCAGACCTTTGACGGTCAGGGAGTATGCCAGAATCCAGGGGTTTCCTGATAGTTTTGTGTTTACTGGATCTGTGTGTTCTAGGTACAGGCAGATTGGTAATGCGGTACCGGTTGATTTAGCAGAAGCGATCGGTAAGAGCATTATCAGTGCAATCACAGGCATAGAATGCAAATACTGCCATTCAAAGCATGTGCTCCATAATGGTCGTCGCCGTGGCAAGCAAAATTATCATTGCCAGGATTGCGATCGCCAATTCATCGATTCTTATTCACCCAATGGTTATACCGATGAAGTGAAGCAGCAATGTCTGCATCTTTATGCTAAGGGTATGGGTTTTCGGGCGATCGAACGGCTTACTGGCGTGGGTCACAATAGCATCATCAACTGGGTTAAAAAGCTGGGGTAGGGAGTGTTATTTTTCCGCTTTCCATCCCGCATTTGTGCAGTGTCAATAGAGGCAATCTTCAAATCAGATTGCTGGCATGTTAGCTGGGTAGCTCATGAGGTCGTTAAACTCAGCAGGGCAGTCACCCACCCTGCTGGTCTGCAAAACCGCGCATGAAAGTTTGCCCTTCACGCGGCTCCTCAACAGCCTGGTGCTTGTCATACACATCTCGCATGAATCTGGTGGTGGCAATGTCGATGTATTAGAGCCAGATTATCTTGCCTGTAATTGTTTTGGTTTTTATCCATATGGTGGACTTCCATAAGATCATCTGGTAGGAAGTACAGTCCGCAATGTTTGCATCGTCCCACCTGGCTTTTCAACAATCTTGCAACAGTTGGTTTTACCATTGGGTAATGCCCTACTCTTTGGCTCCAGTAGCTCCAATCACCGTCAAAAGGACTTCGACTTCCTTTTACCTTAACGTGACGTTTAATCGACGTTTGTGTATGTTTGAATAACCGGATTGAATCCGGTTCATTCCGGGAAGCAAAGACCCAACCTTCTCTGGTGCCAATAAGCCAATACTTATGAGCAATCCATTGCCGGCTTTTATGAGAGTGACGGCGACGTGCCCAAGCCCAAAGTTTGAGGTAAACCAATCTATCCATCGAAGTGTAAGTTGTCGTGCTACAGACATTTGAGTAATAGTTAGCCCAGCCCCGAATAATCGGGTTTAAGTGGTCGATTAGGTCAGCTTGAGATACTGCCCTATGGCTTTTGACTAATGCTCGGATACGACGATAGTGCCTGGCTTGAGCCTCCCGGCTTGGTTTAATGATGGTTTTGAAACCTTGCTTAGAGTGAGTTTTACCCACCAGGTATTGGCGTACCTCATACCCTAGAAAATCAAACCCTACCCGTCCCTCGTAAAGAACTAAGGTGTGAGTGATTCTGGTTTTGCTAGGTTTCAACTCCAAACCCATACCACTTAGCCATTCTGAGAGAAACTGTTGACTGGTTTGCACCACAGCAAGGTCTTTGTGTATAACCACCAGATCATCAGCATAACGAACAAGCTTGGGGCATTGATCGCTTGGGAATGCTTTCTGGATAGCTACTTCCATGCCGTGGAGTGCTACATTTGCCAACAATGGTGAGAGCACCGATCCTTGAGCAGCTCCAGTAGGAGTTGCCTGGAATTGGCCTCCATCCATCACACCAGCCTTTAACCAGGCTCGAATTTGTCGAGTTAGACTGGGACTGGTGTTGAGTTTCTCACACAGAGCTTGATGATTAATTCTGTCAAAGCATTTGGCCACGTCTGTTTCCAGTACATATTTAGGCTGTTGCTTAATTGACAGAAAAATCGCCCCGATCGCATCGCGGCATGAGCGTCCTGGCCTAAATCCATATGAGTTAGGCTCAAACTTTGCCTCCCATTCTGGTTCAAGTGCCTGTTTGACTAGCGCTTGTAGGGCGCGGTCGTACATGGTGGGTATAGATAGCGGCCTTTGTTCAGCGCTACCAGGTTTGGGTATCCAAACCCGTCGGCTGGGAGCCGCCTTGTCTCCAAGTTGGAGGCAACCCACCAAAGCCAATCTAGCTGATGGTGAGAGAGATGCCAGACCATCAATGCCTGCCGTCTTCTTACCCCAGTTATCTTGAGTGACTCGTCGTACCGCCAAACATTTGGCATACCAGGACTTCATCATTAATCGCTGGAGTTTACGAACTGCCTTAACATCGCCACGCAGCGAGGCTTGGTAGATGCGCCTTTGCAACTTGAAAACCTTCCGGGTTAGCTTGCGCCAAGGGATTGTTTTCCATTCATACGTAGTCGTTAACTCGCTCATGACTTGTTAATTGCTACTAGTGCCTTTACCTGCCAGACTGTCGTGCCTCTGTCAGCCTATCCTCTAGCTTTCCTAGAGGCATTTGCTTTTGAGGCAATCCTACCCACCTGTTGCTTGCGGTTGACTCCCTACTCAAGCGATCGACCGGCGCTTGAGAGCAAACAGGTAGGTTACTTCGTTCCTAGTTTCCGTTTGACGCTGAACTTAGGTTCCCACTCTCCGCCGGGTTTATGGAGGATACTTTCAGGTCAGTACCGTAGCTGCCTGACTCAATTGCCTTTCCCATTTTGGGCAAGCCATACCTCTGGATAGAGGATTAGACCCGCGTTGGCTTGTTTCCACTAACGACGGTTCAAGCGTAGATTCACAAATGTTAACCATATTCAGCTATGCTCGACGGGGTTCCCAGTCGGGCTCTGAGTTACCGCCTTCTCTCCCATGCTTACTATAATTGGTTGTCACCCCAATCATAGTGGGAGATGCTTCACTCCTGTATCAAGGAGGAATGGAATCTCACCATCACAGAAACTAAGTTGTCAAGGTTCGGTTGAGATCTCTCTCGTCTTTTTAACCTTGCCAGCCGTCCCCAGGTAAACTTACCTGTTTAGGCTGAACGAGTCGCACACGGAAATGTGGATTTGAATCCCCTCGCTCTGGAAATCGCTAAACAAGTATACAAAAGTTAAGTGTTAATGAGTAATAGCTCAATAAAGCTAGATCATGTAAATACACAGAAATTAAACAGGGTAAGCCTGCTATTTCAATTAGCTTAGGGTTGTTTATACACCAAAATATTGAATGAAGCTGACTATATTATCAGTACGATACTTGTTAGATTGATTTATATAATCTGCATATATTAGGCTAAGGCTATGTCATTCTCTACTCTTCATTGATTCAGCGTGAGACCACTTCAATTAAATAGAACTGATAAGAATAAATTTGTAGATAAATAATAAAGTCGCAAAAGTTAAACACAAAAGTACATAAATACCCAAGTTAAGCTTTGATTAAAATCCATCTAATTATTACAAAATATTATAAATGGCAGTGATTTAGCAGATGATTGTCCTGCAGGTGATATTTTTCCTAAAGAGGAGTTAGGATTCTGGTCTCTTTGGAGAGACTGAATGCTACCTGCCTTATGAAGGACTGGCCGAGCTATTTTTACTCTTGATCGAGAGTTAAAAGACTGCGCTCAAGCTATTTCAAATCTGGGTTTCATAAGAGTAGGAATGTAATGAATATCAATGCCGAAGGGTTGCAGGCCAGCACGTCTTCATTGCTTGGCTATGGAGAAGCTTTAGATCCAATCTTTGATCATCCTCTGGATTCATCAGCGATCGCCAGTCGTAGTATCACCGATCCACCATCT
Proteins encoded in this window:
- a CDS encoding ParA family protein, which encodes MKIITSTSLSGGQGKTTTVFFLGKMLAHKGYKVLFVDSDPQANLTFFLGHEIGPTDATILEVIIENVPVGIRETITVTPEDGIRELTTVEGGWIIPASNALERAQTYLSQSGVDPSSQLKERLNKVSDIFDFCLIDSPPQRSHLSVACIGAADSIIIPAEAQVKGVGSVDRTVSLIREMKRKNACSANILCILPFRDRWVGYNRTGESEESINVMKEFGEEVLSATIRESEQYKKALNQGMLLDEIGYPQLAYPFELIIEKLQVKVAA
- a CDS encoding four helix bundle protein, whose product is MSGFLELEIYQLAERLANAVCNAVSSWENFHKYSLGQQMVRSADSIGANIAEGYGRHSLADQARFVVIARGSLYETMHWYRLGCDRQLWEGEEQRALQEMLDELAPRLNAYLRSFHRRMAQAKQVR
- the dcm gene encoding DNA (cytosine-5-)-methyltransferase, whose translation is MFSCLDLFAGCGGMALGLKRSGFDHACLVEIDRQAAQTLRANFDPATIVEADIIKLNREGYFAQFRGQIDLLSAGPPCQSFSYAGNQRGLDDSRGQLVYETLKTIEQVQPKMVLIENVKHLSTINSGKVLKAILGRLHSLRYRTQWQILNANDYGVAQNRQRLIILATRKGWRIKLRYPAKYAYKPVLRDALHGCPASDGAQYSTEKAKVLDLVPPGGCWQALPGDIQKQYMGKSFDAEGGKRGMARRLAWHEPSLTLLCSPAQKQTERCHPDYTRPLTVREYARIQGFPDSFVFTGSVCSRYRQIGNAVPVDLAEAIGKSIISAITGIECKYCHSKHVLHNGRRRGKQNYHCQDCDRQFIDSYSPNGYTDEVKQQCLHLYAKGMGFRAIERLTGVGHNSIINWVKKLG
- the ltrA gene encoding group II intron reverse transcriptase/maturase, whose product is MQRRIYQASLRGDVKAVRKLQRLMMKSWYAKCLAVRRVTQDNWGKKTAGIDGLASLSPSARLALVGCLQLGDKAAPSRRVWIPKPGSAEQRPLSIPTMYDRALQALVKQALEPEWEAKFEPNSYGFRPGRSCRDAIGAIFLSIKQQPKYVLETDVAKCFDRINHQALCEKLNTSPSLTRQIRAWLKAGVMDGGQFQATPTGAAQGSVLSPLLANVALHGMEVAIQKAFPSDQCPKLVRYADDLVVIHKDLAVVQTSQQFLSEWLSGMGLELKPSKTRITHTLVLYEGRVGFDFLGYEVRQYLVGKTHSKQGFKTIIKPSREAQARHYRRIRALVKSHRAVSQADLIDHLNPIIRGWANYYSNVCSTTTYTSMDRLVYLKLWAWARRRHSHKSRQWIAHKYWLIGTREGWVFASRNEPDSIRLFKHTQTSIKRHVKVKGSRSPFDGDWSYWSQRVGHYPMVKPTVARLLKSQVGRCKHCGLYFLPDDLMEVHHMDKNQNNYRQDNLALIHRHCHHQIHARCV